AGGAATACCCATGCGCTTCAACCACCCACCCTCGGCCGATGACCTGCTGGAGATGGCGGAAATTGCCTTCGCCGCCATCCCGGAGGTGCTGCGGGAGGCGGTGCGAGGCACGGCCCTCCTGGTGGAGGAAGTGCCCGATGAGGAAACCCTCGCGGCCCTGGAACTCGAGCACCCCTGGGAGCTGACCGGCCTCTACCGCGGCACGCCGCTGACGCAGAGGTCCAGCCTGGACGTGCCTGCCGTGCCGGATACGATCCTGCTCTACCGCGAGCCCATCCTGGTCGAATGGATCGAGACGGGGGAGGATCTCTTCCGTCTGGTCCGCAATGTGCTGATCCATGAGATCGGCCATCACTTCGGCTTCTCCGACGAGGAGATCGCCCGGCTGGAAGGCGAGGGATGAGCCGGCTGGCGCGGCGGCGCGCCTTCAGCCCGCCAGCGCCGCCCTGACGGCATCCCGCAGGGCGGGCAGCACCGTATCCTCGAACCAGGGCCGCTGCGCCGCCCAGGCGCGGGTGCGCCAGGAGGGATGCGGCAGAGGGAAACAGCCCCGCGCCAGTGGTCCGGCGAAATCCTGCACCGTCTGCCCGAGCGCGGCGGCGGCCTGACGCCCCAGCACCGTGCGGATGGCGTAGGTGCCGACCAGCAGGGTGAGGCGGATCTGCCGCATCGGCCCGATCAGCCGGGGGTGCCAGAGCGGCGCGCATTCCGGCCGGGGCGGCGCATCGCCCCCGCGCGGCATGCGGCCGGGATAGCAGAGCCCGGCGGGCACGATGGCGATGCGGCCGGCATCGTAGAAATCCTCCCGCTCCATCCCCAGCCAGGACCGCAGCCGGTCGCCGGAGGGGTCGTTCCAGGGGATGCCAGTGGCATGCACCCGGGTGCCCGGTGCCTGGCCGATAATCAGCAGGCGGGCGGTGGGGCTGACGCGGAAGACAGGGCGGGGGCCAAGCGGCAGGGCCGGGCCGCAGCGCGTGCAGGCGCGGGCGGCGGCGGCTGCTTCCTCCAGGGTCTCGGGGGGCATGCCGCGCAGATGGCCCGCCTTGCCCCCTGGCTCAAGCCTGGCCTCAGCCGCCGTGCCCGTGGCTGTGTCCATGCTCCCGCCCGCCGCCGCCGCGCGAGCCGGCGGCTTCCACCGCCAGTTCCACCGGCACCTCTCCGGCCTTCTCGAAGACCAGGGTCAGCGGCACGCGGCTGTCCTTCACCAGAGGCTGCTTCAGGCCGATCAGCATGATGTGCAGCCCGCCTGGCTGCAGCGTCACGCTGGCGCCGGGGGGAAGGTCGATGCCCGGCACGGGGCGCATCCGCATCACGCCGCCCTCCATGCTGTGGGTATGGATCTCGACGGTGCGGGCGATCACGGCACGGGCGCCGACCAGCCGGTCCGCGGTGCCGCCCTTGTTGGTCAGGGTCATGTAGCCGGCGCCGGTGATGCCGGCGGGGGCGGCGCGGCTCCAGGGATGGGCGATCTCGATCTCGCCCGCCTTGTAGCTATGGGCCAGGGCAGGGATGGGCAGGGCGAGGCAGCCCGCGCCCAGGGCGGCGAGCAGGAAACGGC
This genomic window from Roseomonas marmotae contains:
- a CDS encoding copper chaperone PCu(A)C, which codes for MHHRRFLLAALGAGCLALPIPALAHSYKAGEIEIAHPWSRAAPAGITGAGYMTLTNKGGTADRLVGARAVIARTVEIHTHSMEGGVMRMRPVPGIDLPPGASVTLQPGGLHIMLIGLKQPLVKDSRVPLTLVFEKAGEVPVELAVEAAGSRGGGGREHGHSHGHGG
- a CDS encoding uracil-DNA glycosylase family protein encodes the protein MPPETLEEAAAAARACTRCGPALPLGPRPVFRVSPTARLLIIGQAPGTRVHATGIPWNDPSGDRLRSWLGMEREDFYDAGRIAIVPAGLCYPGRMPRGGDAPPRPECAPLWHPRLIGPMRQIRLTLLVGTYAIRTVLGRQAAAALGQTVQDFAGPLARGCFPLPHPSWRTRAWAAQRPWFEDTVLPALRDAVRAALAG
- a CDS encoding metallopeptidase family protein, encoding MRFNHPPSADDLLEMAEIAFAAIPEVLREAVRGTALLVEEVPDEETLAALELEHPWELTGLYRGTPLTQRSSLDVPAVPDTILLYREPILVEWIETGEDLFRLVRNVLIHEIGHHFGFSDEEIARLEGEG